DNA from Lujinxingia litoralis:
ACCTTCACCTGTGCTCCCGGTGCGACCTGCCCCAGCGCTCGGGCGGCCGCCTCGTCTACCGGCGCCTTCCCCCCGGCCTCAGCCCACCCCGGAGCCCGGCCGCGCACGCTCTCCGGCTCTAATTCGCCGACAAAGTCCTCCCCCTTTCGCGCCTCCGCCCCGGGAGAGGGGGCCGGTGCGTCGCTTTCCTCCTCGCAGGCCTCCACCGCTTCATCACTCTGGGCCGTGAGGACGGCCGGGGTGTCCGGCGCCTGGGACGAGGGCTCGCAGGCCATCATCGCCAGAGCGGCGACCGGGGAAAGGATCAGAGGGAACATTCCAGACTTCATCATATCTCCATGGCACGTTGTCGGTTCATAACGTCAGCTTCGTCTGCTCACCGGCCTACCCCACACTCTCCCGAGTTTCCCCGTGGCACAATGCGTCCGGAGTACCTGCGAAGGCTTCGAGGCAAAGGTCGAGCCCGGGTCGAACTCCCGGGACTATGGCCCCGGTCGGGACGCCCGTTGAGTAGAGCTCCCCTTCAACCCAGGCCTGTCTAACCCCGGAAGCCGCGATATCCATCCCGAACGCCTCACGACTCAAACGCGCTGAGTGCGCTGCCTGAGCGCAGCAGACTTCACTCCCCTCCCGGTCAAAGAGGAAGGAGACGGCGCCGCATGGCAGTCAACTCCCAGGGTTGGGAGGACGAAAAGGGGCCGGTTGGGAGTCGAGTCCCGTGGCAAGGGGAAGGAGAGGGGGCCGGTTGGGAGTCGAGTCCCGTGGCCAGGGGAAGGAGAGGGGGCCGGTTGAGAGTCGAGTCCCGTGGCCAGGGGTGGGAGAAGGGGGGCGCTGGGAGGTTGTCCCCCATTCGTGGGGGGTAGGGTGGGTCGGAGGTGGGAGTCGAGTGCCGTGGCACGGGGTGGGAGAAGGGGCCGATTGGGAGTCGAGTCCCGTGGCCAGGGGTAGGAGAAGGGCGGCGCTGGGAGGTCTTACCCCGTTAGAGGGGGGAGGGGTGGGCTGGAGATGGTAGTCGAGTCTCAAGGCCGGGGGTGGGAGAAGGGTCAGGTTGGTAGTCGAGTCTCAAGGCCGGGGGTGGGAGAAGGGTCAGGTTGGGAGTCGACTCCCGGGGGGATGAGAAGGTTGTGGCGCCCGGGGGGCTTCCTGGTTTTTGGGCGGGAGACATGCCCTTTGTCTTTTTTGGAACCTGCGTTAGGGTGGCAGCCATCACCGATGCCAGGGGTGCCTCGTCCGAGATGGAGGAGGCTGAGAAGATACCCTCATGACCTGATCCGGTTTGTACCGGCGTAGGGAGGCTACACATGACGACGACGATCCCCATCGTAGCGATGGCGGGGCACTGTATGCCTGGCTCTTCACTCACCTTTTTGTTTGAGGAGTATGTATGAGCGCACCTGCCTTTGAAGTTCCGCCCTTTGCGAAGCGTTGCCTGGAGGCTGCGCGCGCGCAGTGGGGCGCGTCCTTTGAGCATCCCTTTGTGTTGGCGCTGGCCGAGGGGACGCTGGATGCCGAGAAGTTTCGTTTTTATCAGATGCAAGACGCCCGATATCTGGAGGCCTTTGCGGATGCGGCCAGCCTGATCTCGACGCGCTGTGTGTCTCCTGTGGATAAGCTGTGGTTTGTGGACGCCGCGCGGATGGCGTTGGTGGTTGAGGGGGAGTTGCATGCGGGCTACGGGGAGAAGCTCGGGTATGGGCCTGAGGAGATCGCGGCGATGGAGCTGACGCCCAACAACCGGGCGTATCAGGACCATATGATCTCGGCGGCCACCCGGGGTACGTTGGTCGAGGCGGTCGGAGCGCTGACGCCTTGCCCCTGGCTTTACATCGCGTTGGGGCAGCATTTGTTGGAGCGTCTGGGGACGATTGAAGACGATCACCCCTACGCGGACTGGCTGCGGATGTATTCGGATCCGGGGTTCAATGAGTACATGAACGAGATCCTCGGTCGTCTGCAGCGCTTTGCTGACGCGGCCGATGAGGCGGCGCGGGAGCGGGCGGTGCAGGCCTTTGTGACCAGCGTGCGCTATGAGTGGATGTTCTGGCAGCAGGCCTGGGAGCATCAGCAGTGGCCGGTCTAAGGGGCTAAGCCGGCCCGGGCGGTCGGCAATAAGGTACACAGCGGGCCCCGGTGACGGGGCCTTTTTTTTGGGCTCCGCTGGCGAGCGGTGTCAGGGGAGGTGGGGGGCGGCCGGGTTGTGGGGCCGGGGGGCGATGGCGTAGCGTGGGGTTCTGCGAGAGTGTGTTTCCTGCAAGCTGCCAGATGCCTTTGTCTCCGGAGAAGCCGATGCCGTGTCGCGTGTCATGGACGTGTGTGTGTGTGGTGGCGTGGTGGTTGAGCGCCTGTGAGCCGGGTCATCTCGGAGGGGCAAATCTGGACGAACTCGACGTGTCGACGCGGGACACCGGCGGCGCGGCGGATGCGGCCTCGGAGGGGGACACGTGGGATGTGCAGCCTGAGGAGGATGCCGCCGGCAGGCCTGACGCTGAAGATGCGGCGGACGTTGCTGATCCGGGCGATGTTTCTTTGCCGTCCGATGGTGCGGATGCGCCTGAGGTATCACCGGAGCCGACCTGGGAATGTCCGGCGATATCCTGCAGCGCGGTGGATGTGACGACGGGGACGGGGCAGATGCGGGGCATCGACGGGTGTGCTTATGAGCTGGCCCTGGAGGCACCGCTGAGTCAGGGCGAAGCGCTGGCCGATCGCCTGCTGGCGCGCGTCACCGGGGAGGCAGGCGGTCAGCGTCGCGACATCACCGATGTGCTTGGCGCGCTCAATCGTCAGGGGCGAGTGGGGCTGGGTAGTGCGACAACGACCCGGCTGAGTGGGTTGGGGGCGCGGGGATTTCGGTGGAACAGTGGCGATGAGGACGTGAGCTATTGGTATCCCCAGGGCATCACCGGCTCCAGTGACGCGGAGGCCTCGGGTCAGGTGGAAGGCCGTCGCCTGATCATGACGAGTTGGTACCACAAGACCGACGCGCGCCCGACCAAAGGGGCGCGTCTGAGCGTGGCGGACATCACGGACTTAAACGACGTGAGCTACCGCCATCTTTTGTTGGTGGATCCGGTGGAAGAGGGGGGCCAGGTGAACTACACCTCGGCCGAGTACGACGGTGGCAACGCGCTTCATGCCGGCGGCATCGTCTGGTGGGGGCGCTATGTGTACGTGGTCGATACGACCAGGGGCATTCGGGTCTATGACCTGGGGCGGATGTTTCGGCCGAGTGATACCGACGACACCGGGGCGATCGGCATCCGCGGGGGGCGCAGTGACGCCCACGGCTATCTCTTTGCGGTACCGCGGATTGGCCGCTACCGGCTGACTTCGGAGTCGTGTCCCGTGCGTTTTTCCTGGGTGGGGTTGGACCGCCAGAGCGATCCCCCGGCATTGGTTACCGGGGAGTACATTTCGGATCAGGTCTCGGGCAAGGCGGCGGTCTGGCCCCTGGATGCCGAGAGCGGGCTGTTGGAGACGCGTCAGGGCAGTACGGTTGCCTCTCAGGCGTTGGTGATCGGGCAGACTCGGGCACAGGGGGGCGTGCGGGTGGGCGGCGATGTGTATGTGTCTTCGTCGAGTCAGGACGGCAATCAGGGTCGTCTTTACAGGGGGCGTCCCGGGCAGGCGAACACCTCGGTGAACTGGGTCTACGGTGCGGAAGACCTCTATTATGAGCGGGCCTATGACCTGTTATGGACGGCGGCCGAGCATCCCGGGGCTCGGGACGTGGTGGGGGTGGAGCGTTTTTAGGAGCGCCTGATATCGAGGTCGGGCGAGAAATAGGGCGAGTGGTGGCGGAGGTTGGGGAGGTGCGTTTGCCGGTGGTGTTGGGTGCCGGCCAGCGACAGTGAGCGGAGCATCTCTTCCGAGGAAAGAGTGAATGCGTGAAACGACGCTGGTGATCAGAGCCTACGACTCTCCGGTCGACGCCCACATTGCCCGCACGCGTCTGGCGGATGCCGGGATCGTCTGTGCACTGGAAGACGAGGGGATTGTAGCGACCTACGCGGGGATCAGCAGTGCGGTGGGAGGGGTGAAGGTGCGAGTGCGCGCGGAGGATGCGGAGCATGCCCGGGCGATCTTAAGTCAGGAGCCCGACGGTTTTCTGGAAGACTCGATCTTTGTGGACGAGCGGGAGGCCAGGCTCTTTGCCGAGGAGGAGGGGGATGAAGACGCCGGGGCTCACGCGCCCTGGCGAGGGGAGTCTCCGGGGGTTATCTCCCGTCTGGCCCGGTGGATTCGGGGGCGTTGAGGGGGCCGGGGGCCGGGGGGCAGCTGTGAGAGGGCAGGAGGCCTAAAAAAGACAGCGGCCGCGTTTTTACGCGGCCGCTGTGCTTTTAGTGCACCTTTACCCGAGGGTTCAGGGTGTCGGGGTGAAGGAGGTACGCAGGTTGTACTTGCCGGCGTCGTTGGCCGTGGCGCCGTAGACCTCAAACACGTAGGTACCCGGTACCAGGCCAGAGTTGGAGATCATGACGGCGTTGCCGGTCAGGGGGTCGGTGGTGAAGACGCGGTTTCCGGCGTCATCGAGCAGCGCCAGGTAGAGGGTACCGAGGGCGTGTTGGGAGTGCAGCTCGACGTTGAGATCGCCCACTTCGGTGACTTCGACCTCGAAGAAGTCGGACTCGGGGAAGAACTCGAAGGTTCGGCGATCGGGGCAGAGGATGGCGTCGATCGAGTCGTTAAGGGTCAGGGGGACCGCGTCGAAGCGGGTGTGATTGGGGGAGAAGAGGTCATCGTCGGGGCAGGCCAGCTCCAGGTTGGCCGGGCAGCTCACCTCCGCGCGCAGGCCGTAGGTGTTGGTGTCGGAGTTCCAGGCGGTGACGCGGACTCCGTAGGCCCCGGAGGCGGTGGCCGTGTAGCTCAGGGCTTCGTCGTCGGTAGCGGAGAAGCTGCGTGCCAGGTAGTTGGAGGCGGTGGGCTCCACGTTGGGAGCGTAGAGGAAGAGATCCAGGTCTCCGTTGGCGTCGATGAAGGTCAGGTCGAGGTCGAGGGTGCAGCCTTCCTGCACGTAGATCTCGTACCAGTCGTCGGACTCGGCCACGCAGAGCGCGCCGTCAAGGTAGGCCAGGGGGCCTTCGAGCGCGTAGCTTGTGAGGTGATCGCCGTTGGGTTCAAAGATGTCATCGCCCGGGCAGGAGGGGAGGGCCGGGCAGGACACCACGCTTGGGGTCAGAGTGTAGGTGGTGGCCGCCGACTGGAAGGGGTGCACGCTCAGGTAGTAGGTGCTGGTGGAGCTCACACCGCTGACGTTCTCCGCGTTGGTGCCGGCGTTGGTGCTGGTCGCGATGCGGCGAGTGGCGGTGTGGAGGTCGAGATCGACATCCTGGTAGGAGCCGGCATAGCCGGTGCCGGTGATATCGAGCTGACCAGTGAGGGTGCAGCCCACCGGGGCTTCAAAGCGGTAGTAGTCGGCATTGCTCTGGCAGCTTGCTGCGTCATATCCGAGGCCCGGGGTCAGTGCGACCGCCTGGGCTATCGAGTCGTTGGGTTCGCCCTGGTCATCTGCGGAGCAGATGGTGCCCATGTAGCAGCCCGAGGTGTTGAACCCGCAGACCACGGAGCAGGTGAGGGTACCGCCGTCGAAGCCCTGTGAGGTGCAGGTTTCGCCGTTAAGAGCGTTGCCGTCGCAGACCT
Protein-coding regions in this window:
- the tenA gene encoding thiaminase II; this encodes MSAPAFEVPPFAKRCLEAARAQWGASFEHPFVLALAEGTLDAEKFRFYQMQDARYLEAFADAASLISTRCVSPVDKLWFVDAARMALVVEGELHAGYGEKLGYGPEEIAAMELTPNNRAYQDHMISAATRGTLVEAVGALTPCPWLYIALGQHLLERLGTIEDDHPYADWLRMYSDPGFNEYMNEILGRLQRFADAADEAARERAVQAFVTSVRYEWMFWQQAWEHQQWPV
- a CDS encoding putative signal transducing protein — encoded protein: MRETTLVIRAYDSPVDAHIARTRLADAGIVCALEDEGIVATYAGISSAVGGVKVRVRAEDAEHARAILSQEPDGFLEDSIFVDEREARLFAEEEGDEDAGAHAPWRGESPGVISRLARWIRGR
- a CDS encoding thioredoxin family protein — its product is MFPLILSPVAALAMMACEPSSQAPDTPAVLTAQSDEAVEACEEESDAPAPSPGAEARKGEDFVGELEPESVRGRAPGWAEAGGKAPVDEAAARALGQVAPGAQVKVVLGTWCSDSVREVTRFWEALELAPQVPFGVEYVGVDRKLGGGDVDLAGLDIIAVPTFIVYRDGEEVGRVIERPPGTIEGDLLALLTGERRGKLSATR
- a CDS encoding PPC domain-containing protein, producing the protein MPVHLPQPSPRSKRLYAAPLTLLFCMLLAACGTDDDVRPTLFDDTDLVDDRDTGTDPDADTNDDADADGDADADGDADADDDADADAGPSCGNNLIEGNEECEGSDLGGESCQSQGFDLGELGCSSSCTFDTTACFDEVPKTCGDDEVNQANESCDGSDLSGETCASQGFDGGTLACNASCAFDTSACTTNPVCGDGTVNQTSESCDGSDLGGETCASQGFDGGTLACNASCGFDTSACTTNPVCGDGAVNQTSESCDGSDLGGQSCASQGFDGGTLACNSSCAFDTSACSTNPVCGDGTVNQTSESCDGSDLGGQSCASQGFDGGTLACNSSCAFDTSACSTNPVCGDGTVNQTSEACDGSDLGGQSCASQGFDGGTLACNSSCAFDTSACTTDPICGDGIINQGFEVCDGNALNGETCTSQGFDGGTLTCSVVCGFNTSGCYMGTICSADDQGEPNDSIAQAVALTPGLGYDAASCQSNADYYRFEAPVGCTLTGQLDITGTGYAGSYQDVDLDLHTATRRIATSTNAGTNAENVSGVSSTSTYYLSVHPFQSAATTYTLTPSVVSCPALPSCPGDDIFEPNGDHLTSYALEGPLAYLDGALCVAESDDWYEIYVQEGCTLDLDLTFIDANGDLDLFLYAPNVEPTASNYLARSFSATDDEALSYTATASGAYGVRVTAWNSDTNTYGLRAEVSCPANLELACPDDDLFSPNHTRFDAVPLTLNDSIDAILCPDRRTFEFFPESDFFEVEVTEVGDLNVELHSQHALGTLYLALLDDAGNRVFTTDPLTGNAVMISNSGLVPGTYVFEVYGATANDAGKYNLRTSFTPTP